Below is a genomic region from Triticum dicoccoides isolate Atlit2015 ecotype Zavitan chromosome 5A, WEW_v2.0, whole genome shotgun sequence.
GGCCTCCCTGAATGCGGAGTAGTCCGGCTGCGGCGACCGGAAGCTGTTGGCGAGCCCCTCGGTGTTCCCGCCGTCGCCGATGTTGATGTAGACGGGAGCGGAGGCGTTGAACTGCGGCGTGGCCTTGCCGTTGGCGATGTCGTAGGTGACGTTGGAGACGCGGTGGGTGCGCTCGTACGAGTGGACGTGGCCGGCGAGGACGAGGTCGACCTTGGCGTCGACGAGCCAGCGCTCGAACTGGACGCGCATCGTCTCGCCCTCCATGTAGTGGTAGTCGTTCGTGTTGTACCAGGGCGAGTGCACGCAGACGATGAGCCAGGGGGTCGTCCTCCGGTCCACGCGCCGGAGCTCGTCCTGCAGCCACGTCCACTGCGGCGTGTACTTGCCgtaggcggagtaggaggagagcaTGATGACGTGGGCGGACGCCATCTTCACCGAGTACCAGAGGTGCTCGGTGCTGTTGGATGCGCGGAAAGGGGTGGGGTACCGGTGCGTGAACGGCTTGAACGGCGCCGTCTCGCCGATCTCCGGCGCGTAGTCGATCTCGTGGTTGCCGGCGGTCCAGATCCAGGGCTGGTACGCGACGCTGCGCTCCACGAAGCGCGCCCACGTGTCCCAGCGGCGGTTGTCGTGGCCCGGGTGGTTGTCGGCGTAGGACAGGTCGCCGATGAAGAGCACGGCGTCGCCGCCGTTGGCCTCGTAGTGGGCCACCGTGTCGTTGGAGTGGAACGTCTGGCCGAGATCACCTGCATGCATTGGACAGACGTACGACTCGCAAACATTAATCAATCTACTGGTTGCACTGCACCAAGAAAGAACCCTAATACCCTATGATGATACGTACCGATGAGACCGAACTTGATGGGCGCGTCGGGGCCGGGCTTGGGCGGGGTTTTGAAGGAGAAGGACCTCACGGTGTAGCCGAAGCCGACGGCGTAGTGGTAGACGGTGGCGTGGTCGAGGCCGGTGAGCGTGGCGTGGTGGATGTAGGGGGACTGGTAGGTGCCGCCCCAGGTGTAGCGCTGGACGGTGCCCTCGGCCGTGAGGTTGAGGTTGTCGGCGGCGAGGCCGTAGCGGACGACGTTACTGCCCGGGTGCTCCGGGGTAACCCAGGATATCGTCATGGCGTGGCCGGTCAGATCGCCCTGGGTGATGTGGACCTGCTCCGGCGCATTGTCGCCAGGCGGCGGCCGGAACACGTCGGCGTCGAGCGGCATGTCGGGGAGCATCTGCAGGCTCCGCCGGTACGGGCTCGTCACACCGGCGGCCGCGGAGGCGGCGTGCGCCGCCAGGAGGAAGAGCACCGCGAGCACACGCTCCATCTTGGGTTCGTTCTACTAATCGGCCGCTGAGATCGATCGAACGCCAAATATATATAGGCGTGCTGATTCGCAACTGTAGAATATGCTCTCCCCCAAGCGGGGAATATGTGTTGTTAGTTGAGATTTACTGTAGAATCCAGTTTGTTTGTTTCAGCTTGTCAACCGCATATAAAAAAATAGCTTacaagaactgcatataaaaaatcGTATCTGCTCGCCCCGTTAGAAATACTGCTGTGTTTGAAAGAAAAATTGTTACGTTTTAATAAACATCTTTTTTTTTGAAACGTAGGCATAAGCTTCGTC
It encodes:
- the LOC119298405 gene encoding purple acid phosphatase 2-like; translated protein: MERVLAVLFLLAAHAASAAAGVTSPYRRSLQMLPDMPLDADVFRPPPGDNAPEQVHITQGDLTGHAMTISWVTPEHPGSNVVRYGLAADNLNLTAEGTVQRYTWGGTYQSPYIHHATLTGLDHATVYHYAVGFGYTVRSFSFKTPPKPGPDAPIKFGLIGDLGQTFHSNDTVAHYEANGGDAVLFIGDLSYADNHPGHDNRRWDTWARFVERSVAYQPWIWTAGNHEIDYAPEIGETAPFKPFTHRYPTPFRASNSTEHLWYSVKMASAHVIMLSSYSAYGKYTPQWTWLQDELRRVDRRTTPWLIVCVHSPWYNTNDYHYMEGETMRVQFERWLVDAKVDLVLAGHVHSYERTHRVSNVTYDIANGKATPQFNASAPVYINIGDGGNTEGLANSFRSPQPDYSAFREASYGHATLDIKNRTHAYYEWHRNQDGVKVVADKAWFTNRYYMPTHTN